GAACAGTCGATGATGTATCTGCCTCGTCCGTATCTTCATCATCCTGCATCAGATAGGCGGTATAATCCATTGAATAATCCAACTCTGTCGTCTGAGAATGTTCTTCCGGCACAGTAGCAAGGAAAGCGTCTATTAATGAAAGGGTACGGTCGACACTCGGCTCTTCCTCCAACTCCCTCCCTACAACAGACTCTGAAGTACGAGGATGAAGGGCATATCGGTCACCTTCAATCAGGTAAAACAATACACGGCGGTCCGATACATACAGTACGGCCTTACGTAATTCTGCACCGAAGTTAACATCGTGCAGCACATAGAGGTTCTTGAGATAGAGCAAACGCAGGGACTGAAAGTAAGGATAGCGGGTTACCAACGTACGAAGTTCGTATAAGGTATCCCGGTTCAACGCCTCGGGATGCTGTATCCATTGTTGCAAATGTACAGGCGTCATTCCTACTCCTACCAGTTAGCTACGGTTGCGTTAAATATTTGTTCCGTTATGTCTTTCACCATCAGTTTAATTAACTCATCCTGCACTTCGGTCAGCAATTTGGAAGAGTCATAAGTCTGGAAAGCGGAGAATTGTTGGTCAGTAAAATCGTCTTTGTGATCCGTATTATTCACAAAAGAAACCTTCACTGTCAAGGTGACTTTTACTTTTGAAGAATACCCACTGGCATCCACCGCTTCGTTATATTGGTTATAACCGGTAATCTCGCCATCAATTTCAATATCGGCATTGCCATTCACAAGTGATAAACGGGTCTGACGAATGAACAAATCT
The nucleotide sequence above comes from Bacteroides intestinalis DSM 17393. Encoded proteins:
- a CDS encoding LptE family protein produces the protein MDWIRKIASTALLLSVLLIVNSCSIKVGLAPISSIDYSKVKTVSIADFQNRAEYVYAPLATEFNQGLKDLFIRQTRLSLVNGNADIEIDGEITGYNQYNEAVDASGYSSKVKVTLTVKVSFVNNTDHKDDFTDQQFSAFQTYDSSKLLTEVQDELIKLMVKDITEQIFNATVANW